TCTTCCACCCGCATCGCCAGGTGGTGGGCGGACTGCTGGCGGATCACGTTCAGCAGGCGGTTGAAGCGCACGCTGTCGGTCACGTCCGGCGCCAGTTCCTGCAATGTGCGCCAGCCTTTCTTCGCATAGGCGAAGTTGATGGTGTGCCAGGTGGCGAGCTGGAAGAACACCGTACTGGGGAACACCGCGCCGTTGGCGAGCAGTGCGCCAAGGCCCAGCTCGGGCATGATGGCAGTCAGCGACAGCCGCTTGTCCAGGTCGGTGCCACCGACATGCACGCCGCTGCTGGCCAACAGATCGCTGCTGCGGTCCGCCAGGCCTCGGCGTTGCGGCGAGAGGCGCACCAGCGAGAAGTCAGAGGTGCCGCCGCCGATGTCGACCACCAGCGTCAGCTCCTCGCGCGTGATGTCTTCCTCATAGGCATGCGCGGCTGCGATCGGCTCGAACTGGAAGCTCACTTCGGCAAAGCCCAGCTCCCGCGCGATCTCGGCGAGCGTGCGCTCAGCCAGCCGGTCGGCCTCGTCGTTGTCGTCGACGAAGCGTACCGGCCGCCCCAGCACCACTGCATCGAAGCTGTGCCCCGCACCTGACTCGGCCCGACGTTTCACCTCGCCGATGAAGCAGCCGATCAAAGATTTGAACGATAGCTGACGCCCGGCGACCTCGGTGCCCTGATCGATCAGGCTGCTGCCGAGCAGGCTCTTCATCGCTCGCATCAGCCGGCCTTCGTAGCCTTCCAGGTATTCGGCCAATGCGACACGGCCGAAAGCGAGGCTGTCCTCGTCGAGGTTGAAGAACACCGCCGAGGGCAGGGTGACCTTACCGTCCTCCAGCGCCAGGAGGCGCGGTCCGGCTGCCGTGTAGTGTGCGGCGGTGGAATTGGAGGTGCCGAAATCGATACCGCAGGCGTGATGCATGGCGCTCCACCATGGATATAGAGGGCGCGCGAAAGTACGCGACAGACCCCGCGCAGTCAAACCCGCCTGTCCGGTGGTCGGGGCATTAGGACCGGCCCCGTTTGCCCGCCCCCTGCAAAGCTGGTAGCTTGCGCATTTTCTGACGATCAACGTCGGAAAAATGAAAAACAACATTCAAATACGCACCCGTGGATGGTGCGTCACACAGGGATTTCCTCCATGAGCAAGATCATCAAGGCTGCCGTGGCCGTTGCGGTGCTCGGCGCTGCCGGCTATGCCGGGGCCACCTGGTATGTTGGCCATCGCGTCGACGGCAAGCTCGACGACTGGGCCAAGCAGGCCGAAGGCCACAAGCTGGTCCAGGTTGCATCGCGCAAGTTCGAGCGCGGTTTCTGGACCTCGACCGAGACTGTCACCTATCGCATCGGCTGCGAAGGCGTGGCTGCCAGCCCGCTGCCGGCCGACGGCCTGACGGTGACCGTGCGCAACGTCGTGGCGCACAACCCGCTCAAGCCCGGCATCACCACCGAGTTCGTCTACAGCGACGAAGCCCGCAAGGAATTGGCCAAGCTGTTCAAGAATCAGCAACCGCTGACTATCCACACCAGCATCGGCCTGAATGGCGAGCTGACCACGGACATCGCCAGCCCCGCAGCCAGCGTGACCGAGGACGGTGGCACGCTGCAGTGGAAGGGCCTGAAAGGTACCTTCAAGTATGACCAGGACTTCAGCTATGTGAAGAGCACGTTGGATCTCGCTGGTGCTGAAGTACAAGGCCCCCAGGGCGAGCGCATGCACTTTGGCGCGCTGCGCAGCGTCAGCGACCGCGTCCGCGCGCCGGAAGGGGTCTACACCGGCAAGGACACGCTGGAGTGGGCTGGCGCTTCGGCCAACTTCACCACACCGGAAGGCCGCGCCATCGATTTCTTGCTGGGCAAGGGCGGTTTCGAAGGTACCTCCGAAGTGAAGGGCGGCCTGTTGAGCGGCAAGGTCAGCGGCCAGTTCGACCAGGTGGTGGTGAATCAGGCCAAGCTTGGCGCACTGTCGCTTGCCTATAGCATCGATCGCATCGATGCCAAGGCAATCAAGGCCTACAACGACGAAACCTGGGTCAAGGGCTGGCTGCAGTGCGATTTCGCGCCGCAGGGCCAGCAGGCGCGCCTGAAAACGCTGCTGACTGCGATTTTGGCGCACGACCCGGCGCTGCAAATGAAGCTGGCGCTGAAGAACGCTGCCGGTGAAGGCAGCTATCAGCTCGATCTCGCCAGCCACGATGTCGCCGAGCAGGACTTTGCCAACCCGATGGCGCTGATCGCCAAGGTGAATGC
This region of Chitinolyticbacter meiyuanensis genomic DNA includes:
- a CDS encoding Hsp70 family protein; the protein is MHHACGIDFGTSNSTAAHYTAAGPRLLALEDGKVTLPSAVFFNLDEDSLAFGRVALAEYLEGYEGRLMRAMKSLLGSSLIDQGTEVAGRQLSFKSLIGCFIGEVKRRAESGAGHSFDAVVLGRPVRFVDDNDEADRLAERTLAEIARELGFAEVSFQFEPIAAAHAYEEDITREELTLVVDIGGGTSDFSLVRLSPQRRGLADRSSDLLASSGVHVGGTDLDKRLSLTAIMPELGLGALLANGAVFPSTVFFQLATWHTINFAYAKKGWRTLQELAPDVTDSVRFNRLLNVIRQQSAHHLAMRVEDAKIALSAAETVAMPLPEIDDALQLTLQRGAFEAAIADELAAVVRAADAALLQAGVRPDEIDTLFFTGGASAVPALRATLAARFPSARTVEGDAYGSVGSGLAVVARQRYG
- a CDS encoding YdgA family protein, giving the protein MSKIIKAAVAVAVLGAAGYAGATWYVGHRVDGKLDDWAKQAEGHKLVQVASRKFERGFWTSTETVTYRIGCEGVAASPLPADGLTVTVRNVVAHNPLKPGITTEFVYSDEARKELAKLFKNQQPLTIHTSIGLNGELTTDIASPAASVTEDGGTLQWKGLKGTFKYDQDFSYVKSTLDLAGAEVQGPQGERMHFGALRSVSDRVRAPEGVYTGKDTLEWAGASANFTTPEGRAIDFLLGKGGFEGTSEVKGGLLSGKVSGQFDQVVVNQAKLGALSLAYSIDRIDAKAIKAYNDETWVKGWLQCDFAPQGQQARLKTLLTAILAHDPALQMKLALKNAAGEGSYQLDLASHDVAEQDFANPMALIAKVNASLAVQVPQALVKQLIAQLDPENAETSQAQFEFALAQGMERGFVETEGDLVKAKLVLKGGQIEVNGQPKTMADFLQ